The following proteins come from a genomic window of Methanosarcina sp. MTP4:
- a CDS encoding nitrous oxide reductase family maturation protein NosD has translation MQNKAKIAVAVLIALAAAYCALPLFYETFNYCPAMEEDQPYKRVLQTWAILTNQRVALDTEVPELPVCRLPAYKGKSPSRVLSVSFANSIEAYDKCTEDICFLVINDEIVKGKFKDDNTANNTTDNSTDIQPAASLQIVELIDVNSSGKYVIQQVRKRDFVTPEGNFPMSPLGRTRITGVEFVYFNGFETYPYGYEGETTYYPAWKLTALTSNYGDEVLMIKTGSLSWEGVRVHSGDSMQQAVNYTGSGEIPCSFNNTDSWNEIAVYPGDSIQKAINGAASGDIIVVYPGTYAENLFVDKPLTVISQSGNPDDTVIRADDPENHVFHVSSDHVAINGFNITGAGDRGKAGIYLHASDGNITDNRLVYNDYGIFLKDAGDWILKNNSVSNGKYGIYLSDSGKNTLVANKANNNFWYGMYLRDSGSNNLESNFANSNGKYGIFLRNSDDNRLLGNNISNPGSEVDRNGIRVEDSCKNKLINNDVSSSWSAVSLSNSSDNELSKNVISMNYFSICLDDSDNNKLLDNTVDSNVYKYGITLANSRNNTLKGNIAVSGLGVKVWSDPYSENNSGS, from the coding sequence ATGCAAAATAAAGCAAAAATTGCAGTTGCGGTTCTCATTGCCCTGGCAGCAGCCTATTGCGCTCTTCCTCTCTTCTATGAAACTTTCAATTACTGCCCTGCAATGGAAGAGGACCAGCCTTATAAAAGGGTCTTACAGACGTGGGCAATTTTGACCAATCAAAGGGTTGCCCTTGATACTGAAGTTCCCGAACTGCCGGTTTGCCGGCTTCCGGCATATAAGGGGAAATCGCCGTCCAGGGTGCTTAGTGTAAGTTTTGCAAACTCGATTGAAGCCTACGATAAGTGCACTGAAGACATCTGTTTCCTTGTCATAAATGATGAAATTGTAAAAGGCAAATTCAAGGATGATAATACAGCCAACAATACAACTGATAATTCAACTGACATTCAGCCTGCAGCTTCCCTCCAGATTGTAGAACTGATAGACGTCAATTCTTCGGGTAAGTACGTGATTCAACAGGTAAGAAAAAGGGATTTTGTCACTCCGGAAGGTAATTTCCCGATGTCTCCCCTGGGAAGGACCCGGATTACAGGTGTTGAATTTGTTTATTTCAATGGGTTTGAGACCTATCCTTACGGATACGAAGGGGAAACCACGTATTACCCTGCCTGGAAACTCACGGCTCTGACCTCGAACTATGGGGATGAGGTGCTGATGATTAAGACAGGTTCACTCTCCTGGGAAGGGGTCCGTGTTCATTCAGGGGATTCGATGCAGCAGGCCGTAAATTATACCGGTTCCGGAGAAATCCCATGTTCCTTTAACAATACCGATTCCTGGAATGAGATTGCTGTTTATCCCGGGGATTCGATACAGAAGGCTATAAACGGGGCTGCTTCCGGGGACATAATTGTTGTCTATCCCGGGACTTATGCGGAAAACCTTTTTGTGGACAAACCGTTGACCGTAATCTCGCAGTCAGGAAATCCGGATGATACGGTTATTCGGGCTGATGATCCAGAAAATCATGTTTTCCATGTAAGTTCGGACCATGTGGCAATTAACGGATTCAATATAACCGGTGCAGGTGACCGGGGAAAAGCCGGAATATATCTGCACGCTTCCGATGGGAATATTACCGACAACAGGCTGGTGTACAATGATTATGGAATTTTTCTTAAGGATGCAGGGGACTGGATACTGAAAAATAATTCCGTATCAAACGGCAAATACGGAATTTATCTTAGTGACTCCGGCAAGAATACCCTGGTTGCTAATAAAGCAAACAACAATTTCTGGTATGGGATGTATCTTAGAGACTCCGGAAGCAACAACCTGGAATCCAATTTTGCAAACTCAAACGGTAAGTATGGAATTTTCCTAAGAAATTCCGATGATAACCGGCTGCTTGGTAACAACATCTCCAATCCGGGGAGTGAGGTTGACAGAAACGGAATTCGGGTTGAGGACTCCTGCAAAAACAAGTTGATCAACAATGATGTGTCCAGCAGCTGGAGTGCCGTATCCCTCAGCAATTCTTCGGATAACGAGCTGAGCAAAAACGTAATCTCAATGAATTATTTCAGCATCTGTCTTGATGATTCCGATAATAATAAACTTCTGGATAACACTGTGGATTCAAACGTATACAAATACGGGATTACGCTGGCAAATTCCCGCAATAACACCCTGAAAGGTAACATTGCTGTTTCAGGGCTTGGTGTCAAAGTCTGGTCTGACCCTTACAGTGAAAACAACAGTGGAAGCTGA
- a CDS encoding ArsR family transcriptional regulator, whose translation MEPAKLLDILGNENRRKIIQLLANRPCYVSEISGRLGVGPKAIINHLSLLEQAGLIECSVDEQRRKYFNIANNMRLEVSVSPYAYTVSLQDISFEKGRKGGGQERKGSAESVPEVNGEIQGDAPAAAGKKEVPSRPEPLAVFLKLSGRLRELKTRHAELARMQQQLQADYTRLMDSCLDSIEGVAKNPVECEILFELLKNETTAAALCYNLRLHPSIINANLIDLAERGFIQYAIRNNQQYWKIREKGEEKV comes from the coding sequence ATGGAACCAGCAAAATTACTTGACATCCTGGGGAATGAAAACCGCAGGAAGATTATTCAGCTTCTTGCAAACAGGCCCTGCTATGTCAGTGAGATCTCGGGCAGGCTTGGGGTTGGGCCAAAGGCTATCATCAACCACCTGAGCTTGCTTGAGCAGGCTGGACTGATAGAATGTAGCGTGGACGAGCAGAGGCGGAAATATTTCAACATCGCCAATAACATGAGGCTGGAAGTGTCGGTATCCCCTTATGCCTATACGGTGTCGCTTCAGGACATCTCTTTTGAAAAGGGAAGGAAAGGGGGAGGTCAGGAGAGGAAAGGAAGTGCCGAGAGTGTCCCGGAAGTGAATGGTGAGATCCAGGGTGACGCTCCTGCTGCTGCTGGTAAGAAAGAAGTTCCTTCCAGGCCCGAACCTTTGGCTGTTTTCCTGAAACTGAGCGGAAGGCTCCGGGAACTGAAAACAAGACATGCAGAGCTTGCGAGGATGCAGCAGCAGCTCCAGGCTGACTATACCCGGCTGATGGATAGCTGCCTGGATTCTATCGAGGGGGTTGCAAAAAATCCTGTGGAGTGTGAGATCCTCTTTGAGCTTTTGAAGAACGAAACCACTGCAGCCGCACTTTGCTACAACCTGCGCCTGCACCCGAGCATCATTAACGCTAACCTCATTGACCTTGCAGAGAGGGGTTTTATCCAATACGCGATCAGGAATAACCAGCAGTACTGGAAAATACGTGAGAAGGGAGAAGAGAAGGTATGA